A window of Neorhizobium galegae bv. orientalis str. HAMBI 540 genomic DNA:
CGGCAATGTCGAAACGCTGTTCGAGCTCTTCGGCGGGCAGGGCACGATGAATTCGCCGAACTGGTCGCCCAACGGCGATGAATTTGCCTATGTGCGCTATTTCCCCGTCGCATGAGCGCCTTGCGCCGAGGATAACGTAAGGGCATAAGCGATCCTGTCAGGTGCCGGTGACAAGCCGGAGAATCGGGAATCCGGGGTGGAACCGGAACGTGCCCAACGCTGTGAGGTGGACGCTCGGCCGCAGGATATGAAAGCCACTGGGAAACCGGGAAGGCGGCGGTGCAGGCGGATGAAGCCAAGTCAGAAGACCGGCCTGACACGATAGACCGACCCCGCGCGGACGGCGGAAAGGTTTCGGACCTCTCTTTGCTTCTGAAGGGCAAGGGAGCGACGGCATTGTTGGGGACAAACGATGCAGCCTGATCCTTTCGCGCATGCCTTGCTGCCTGCCGGTGAGTTTTCGAAGGCCGAACGCGCGGCCGTCTACCGGGCAATCGAGACGCGCCGTGACGTGCGCGACCAGTTCCTGCCCGATCCGCTGCCGGACGATCTGGTAAAGCGGCTGCTTGGCGCCGCGCATTCGGCACCCTCGGTCGGCTTCATGCAGCCCTGGAATTTCATCCTCATCCGCGATCCGGCGGTACGCGAGGCCGCGCGGGCCGCCTTTTCGCGCGCCAATGACGAGGCCGTTGAGATGTTTCCGGACGAAAGCCGCGACCTCTACCGCAGTCTCAAGCTGGAAGGCATTGTCAAGGCGCCGCTGTCGATCTGTGTTACCTGCGATCCGGACCGCGCCGGTCCGGTCGTGCTCGGCCGGACCCACAATCCGCGCATGGATGCCTATTCGACCGTCTGCGCCGTGCAGAACCTGTGGCTGGCGGCAAGGGCCGAGGGCGTCGGTGTCGGCTGGGTCAGCATTTTCCGCGACGAGGACGTGCGCGGGCTGCTCGGCATTCCCGATCGCGTCGAGATCGTCGCCTGGCTCTGCCTCGGTTATGTCGATCGGCTCTATGGCGAACCCGAACTGGCGCTCAAGGGCTGGCGCCAGCGTTTAGGCCTGGACGCGCTGATCTTTCAGGACCGGTGGAACGGCCGCTGATTATTGCTGCGGCTGCGGTCCTGCCGATTTCGGATTGGTGAGATCGATACCCGCTTCGGGCAGGAAGGTCGGCCCGACGGTGCGCACCTTTTTGCTTGGGTCGTATGGCCGCTCCGGCGGCGGCGTGAGCACCGGCGGCTGGACCGCGGTTGCCTGCGGCTTTTGCGGTGGGTGGGTGCGCAGGTTGGTAATTCCGGAATAAGGCTCCTCTTGCCTGGGGAGTTCGATGCCCGGCACCTTTCGCTTGTCGTCGACTACAGGCGGCAGCGGCTCGAAAGAAGGGATGCAGCGCTGTTCGCGAATGGCGGCGAGAATGGCATTGCGCTCTTCCGAGGGCAGGATCATCTGCCGCGAACCGTTGCGCTCCGCCGTCAGCGTGTCGCGGCTCTGCTCCATCCTGTCCAGCGCATCCCGCATCTGGCCGCAGACCTCGGCATTGGGGCCACCGAGAACCACGACGCTGCCGTTGCCGCAGCCGGCGCGGCGCATGTCGACCCGCAGTTCGCGGATGTCGGCATTATATTCGCCGAGCTGCTGGGCGTAGCTGCGCGCAGCGGACGTGTTGCCGATGATCTCCGGGCTGTTTCCAAGTTTCCGGTAGAGCGCTGCGCAAACGGCAGGGTCTCCCGCCAGCGCTGCGGCAGGCAAAAGCAAGAGCGGTATGGTCAGCAGGCCGCGAAGCGGTATCGGCAATTCCGGCATCCTCTCCTTTAGTTAGTAGAAGATGCCATCATGGAACGTGCCGGTTGATAATCTCATAAAGCCGCGATCACCGCACGGTGAAATCTATCCAGGGGCCGGCTGAGCCCCGGGCGGGGCTCAAATCATCGCATCGAGAGAATTATGCAATTCAGGATTGAAATTGCAGGTTGGGTTGCGATGCTTCCACGACGGCGAGCGCCGCCATGTTCACCACGCCGCGCGACGTGACCGAGGACGACAGGATATGCGCCGGTTGGGCCGCCCCGAGAAGGATGGGGCCGACATGCAGGGCGTCCGTGAGGTTGCGGACGAGACCAAGCGAGATGTTTGCCGCATCGAGGTTCGGGAAAACCAGCAGGTTGGCTTCGCCGGTCAGCGAACTGTCCGGCATGGCCCGCTTGCGCAGCGTTTCCGACAACGCCGAACCACCCTGCATTTCGCCGTCCACTTCCAGCTCCGGCGCCCGCTGGCGCACCAGCTTCAGGGCAGCCCGCATCTTCTGCGCACTCTCGGAATCGCGCGAGCCGAAATTCGAGTGGCAGATCAGCGCTGCCTTCGGGGTGATGCCGAACCGGCGGATTTCCTCTGCCGCCAGAATGGTGATCTCGGCAATTTCCTGCGCGGATGGATTGTAGTTGACGAACGTGTCGGTGAAGAACATTGCGCCTCGCTGGGAAATCACCAGGCTGAGGCCCGAGAAAGCGCAGACGCCTGGACGCTTGCCGATGATCTGGTTCACGTCGCTGAGGTGCTTGTCGTAACGGCCTTCGACGCCGCAGATCAGCGCGTCCGCATCGCCGCGCTTGACCGCCAGCGCACCGATTACCGTATTGTTGGTGCGCACGATGGTGCGCGCCGCTTCCGGATTGATGCCTTCGCGGCCGACCAGTGCGAAATATTCGTCGACATAGTCGCGGTAGCGCGGATCGTCTTCCGGGTTGACCACGGCGAAATCGACATTCGGGCGGATGCGGATGCCGAAACGGGCAAGCCGCGCCTCGATGACGGAAGGACGGCCGATCAGGATAGGCGTCGCGGTCTTTTCCTCGAGCAGAACCTGGGCTGCGCGCAGTACGCGTTCGTCCTCGCCCTCGGCGAAGATCACCCGGTTCTTTTCGGAAACCTTGGCGGCGCTGAAGATCGGCTTCATGACGAAACCGGAGCGCCAGACGAAGCGATTCAGCTGGTCGAGATAGGCCTCGAAATCCTGGATCGGCCGCGCGGCGACGCCGGTCTCGGCAGCTGCCTTTGCGACCGCAGGCGCGATGCGCAGGATGAGGCGCGGATCGAAGGGCGAGGGGATCAGATAGTCTGCGCCAAA
This region includes:
- the bluB gene encoding 5,6-dimethylbenzimidazole synthase; the protein is MQPDPFAHALLPAGEFSKAERAAVYRAIETRRDVRDQFLPDPLPDDLVKRLLGAAHSAPSVGFMQPWNFILIRDPAVREAARAAFSRANDEAVEMFPDESRDLYRSLKLEGIVKAPLSICVTCDPDRAGPVVLGRTHNPRMDAYSTVCAVQNLWLAARAEGVGVGWVSIFRDEDVRGLLGIPDRVEIVAWLCLGYVDRLYGEPELALKGWRQRLGLDALIFQDRWNGR
- a CDS encoding NADP-dependent malic enzyme, whose amino-acid sequence is MNAQDKPKAPTMPVSADLDEQALFFHRYPRPGKLEIQATKPLGNQRDLALAYSPGVAAPCLAIRDNPDMAADYTARANLVAVVSNGSAVLGLGNIGPLASKPVMEGKAVLFKKFAGIDVFDIEIDAPGIEAMVSTVSALEPTFGGINLEDIKSPECFEVERRLREKMNIPVFHDDQHGTAIIVAAAVLNGLELAGKNIADVKIVTSGAGAAALACLHLLVSLGAKKENIWVHDIEGLVYDGRNTLMDEWKEIYTQKSDKRVLADSIGGADVFLGLSAAGVLKPELLEQMADKPLIMALANPTPEIMPELARAARPDAMICTGRSDFPNQVNNVLCFPYIFRGALDCGARTINEEMKMAAVKAIAALAREEVSDVAARAYSGESPIFGADYLIPSPFDPRLILRIAPAVAKAAAETGVAARPIQDFEAYLDQLNRFVWRSGFVMKPIFSAAKVSEKNRVIFAEGEDERVLRAAQVLLEEKTATPILIGRPSVIEARLARFGIRIRPNVDFAVVNPEDDPRYRDYVDEYFALVGREGINPEAARTIVRTNNTVIGALAVKRGDADALICGVEGRYDKHLSDVNQIIGKRPGVCAFSGLSLVISQRGAMFFTDTFVNYNPSAQEIAEITILAAEEIRRFGITPKAALICHSNFGSRDSESAQKMRAALKLVRQRAPELEVDGEMQGGSALSETLRKRAMPDSSLTGEANLLVFPNLDAANISLGLVRNLTDALHVGPILLGAAQPAHILSSSVTSRGVVNMAALAVVEASQPNLQFQS